From a region of the Micropterus dolomieu isolate WLL.071019.BEF.003 ecotype Adirondacks linkage group LG21, ASM2129224v1, whole genome shotgun sequence genome:
- the tmem230b gene encoding transmembrane protein 230b translates to MPARNALSDGNNKVRYSRLATDDDGYIDLQFKRSPPKVPYKAIALATVLFLIGSLLIIIGALLLAGYFGVSHSDRTVPVLIIGILVFLPGIYHLRIAYYASKGYHGYSYDDIPDFDD, encoded by the exons ATGCCCGCTCGTAACGCCCTTTCCGACGGGAACAACAAAGTCAGGTACTCCCGGTTAGCCACTGATGATGACGGCTACATTGATTTACAG TTCAAAAGGAGCCCACCCAAAGTCCCATACAAAGCCATAGCACTGGCCACAGTCCTCTTCTTAATCGGCTCTCTGTTAATCATCATTGGCGCCCTTCTCCTGGCTGGATACTTCGGAGTCTCT CACTCAGACCGAACTGTGCCTGTCCTCATCATTGGGATTCTTGTCTTCCTGCCTGGAATTTACCACCTACGAATAGCTTACTATGCATCGAAGGGCTACCATGGCTACTCCTATGACGATATCCCAGACTTTGATGACTGA